The following proteins come from a genomic window of Anopheles ziemanni chromosome 3, idAnoZiCoDA_A2_x.2, whole genome shotgun sequence:
- the LOC131284589 gene encoding transcriptional adapter 2B: MAVSTELFAKYTCTNCQEDISGIRVHCVVCTDFELCLACFAAGAEIGPHRNDHSYQFMDSGILSIFRGKGGWSGREELHLLDAIEQYGFGNWEDISKHIESRLPEEAKEEYVSKFLNGTIGRHTWQTAVDQRPILTDHTTDDTGPLSQLLIQKLPPMDCTPEEAAALGYMPNRDDFEREYDPTAEQLVSTLSLQPDDEDVDMLLKLAQVDFYTRRLRERARRKRVVRDYQLIANFFRGNIKRARQNRDQREFRERLRTYSQFYTSLEFERLISSLERERALRIRLSELNRYRWNGIQRIDECIHFEQHVAAAQYRNTGPYGHGRTDNRNKGVSGETGRGASLVPAASTSAMGPTVPATSVPSAAAAPAAMGQAMAAQPHGLPMARRSESDARSSSSTDRRPMHHTDDRVCSEDLYSSKNCSDSLQREAATTPGSQPHQQHQVLAAVGGQKLLQPQHPSSGGAAAGSLAADPAQQPGGQLLTINEIQLCSSLNMPVTRYLTLKTVLLSRPALDHSIHSVAENIVKKYLVSSGWLQTSPQN, from the exons ATGGCTG TTTCCACAGAACTGTTTGCGAAGTACACATGCACCAACTGCCAGGAAGATATTTCCGGGATTCGCGTGCACTGCGTCGTGTGCACCGATTTTGAGCTGTGTCTGGCG TGCTTTGCCGCTGGAGCCGAAATCGGTCCACATCGCAATGATCATTCGTATCAGTTCATGGACTCCGGGATCCTGTCGATTTTCCGCGGCAAAGGAGGCTGGTCGGGACGGGAGGAGTTACATCTGCTGGACGCAATCGAGCAGTATGGCTTCGGCAACTGGGAGGACATTAGCAAACATATCGAATCGCGCCTCCCAGAAGAGGCCAAGGAGGAGTATGTATCGAAGTTTCTCAACGGAACCATCGGCCGGCACACGTGGCAGACGGCGGTCGATCAACGACCCATCCTGACCGATCACACGACGGACGATACTGGTCCGCTGAGCCAGCTGTTGATACAGAAACTGCCTCCGATGGATTGCACGCCTGAAGAGGCGGCCGCGCTGGGATACATGCCGAATCGGGATGATTTTGAGCGAGAATATGACCCAACGGCAGAGCAGCTTGTTTCGACACTTTCGTTGCAGCCGGACGACGAGGATGTCGATATGCTGTTGAAGCTGGCGCAGGTCGACTTCTACACCAGAAGACTGCGTGAACGTGCCAGAAGGAAACGCGTTGTGCGGGATTATCAGCTGATTGCTAATTTCTTTCGTGGCAATATAAAACGTGCTCGGCAAAACCGCGATCAGCGTGAATTCCGGGAAAGACTACGAACGTACTCACAGTTTTACACGTCGCTGGAGTTCGAACGGCTGATCTCTTCGCTCGAGCGAGAACGAGCGCTAAGGATTCGGTTGTCCGAACTGAATCGCTACCGGTGGAACGGTATTCAGCGTATCGACGAATGTATCCACTTTGAGCAGCATGTGGCAGCGGCTCAGTACCGCAATACGGGACCGTATGGACACGGTCGAACT GACAACCGAAACAAAGGCGTCTCTGGAGAGACCGGCAGAGGGGCATCCTTGGTCCCGGCGGCCAGCACCAGCGCAATGGGCCCAACGGTGCCGGCAACCTCGGTTCCCTCGGCGGCAGCGGCACCGGCGGCAATGGGACAGGCGATGGCAGCACAGCCGCACGGACTGCCGATGGCAAGAAGAAGCGAAAGCGACGCCCGAAGCTCAAGTTCCACCGACCGAAGGCCCATGCACCACACCGACGACCGGGTTTGCTCCGAAGACTTATACAGCAGCAAAAATTGCTCGGATAGCTTACAGCGGGAAGCGGCGACGACCCCCGGCAGCCAACCTCATCAACAGCACCAGGTGCTGGCGGCGGTGGGCGGCCAGAAACTTCTGCAGCCCCAGCACCCGTCGAGCGGCGGCGCCGCGGCCGGAAGCCTGGCAGCCGATCCGGCACAGCAGCCCGGGGGTCAGCTGCTAACGATTAACGAAATTCAACTGTGCAGTTCGCTCAACATGCCCGTAACTAGATATCTTACGCTCAAGACGGTGCTGCTCAGCCGGCCGGCACTGGATCACAGCATCCACTCGGTGGCCGAGAACATCGTGAAGAAATACCTGGTCAGTAGCGGTTGGCTACAGACCAGTCCACAAAACTAA
- the LOC131284590 gene encoding fibroblast growth factor receptor homolog 1-like: protein MATHVTLVTVCCWGLLGMLWTVEPAAGYKLSSSDPDTIRINLGNKKLVKETVPLYTKLIIKCNFDSPIWYKNGRLVPVDHKRAKSLRFELVRKTDAGYYSCGSEYNEWSNLTLSVFSQETDQYQSDGAGMANLERKSLHPPAPVAAGSLDQLDIMDNELKEGPPKFVGAPQSEQSQQKSQPIHREVGEPFRLRCDAVGQPKPQIRWLKDGQEYRDNSFKSTLVFKQLLASDAGTYVCEVCNRHGCVNSTTVLEVVEQGEPEPAYIQHNNMESHSQLQGDSGREFPAPISRHYPGVYKPQPDEDMDGDEDDPEGDEDDEGPTDGGHGTEDGTGAMNDTSDKAPFFTKWEQMTKLLPKPSGNMVRLRCPADGQPKPNITWTKDGGEIDRTMGQVKKVNWAIVLEDLVPQDSGFYNCLVCNRVGCINFTTKLEVNDRFPARPHFLETPKNVTALVNSTATFRCPVLSDLAPHFEWVRYQIVYKENVPVPQNVTNLKTDPDNPEVLTLENVTHADAGWYSCIAANGLGAANESAYLQVVDELPPDDVPIAHPVRTHSTLITVMTFVLSVCFLMLAVVVVVVCKKLKREKMKHRAMEHVNQWTKKVIVLKQAVVESSLPGMSEALQMPIVRIEKQRSTLVQSGNCDPTMISEYEFPIDLNWEFPRNKLHLGKSLGEGMFGKVVMAEAHGLVKGQPSTVVAVKMLKEGHTDADVKDLVCEMEVMKMIGKHVNIINLLGCCCKDGPLYVIVEYAPHGNLKNFLRSHRFGSNYEATGGEKEKKILTQKELISFAYQIARGMEHLASRRCIHRDLAARNILVSDNYVMKIADFGLARDIHDQEYYRKTTTGKLPIRWMAPESLEEKFYDSQSDVWSFGVLLWEIMTLGGNPYPSIPTWDNLLEHLKKGKRMEKPPLCSIEIYLFMRECWHYRPEERPTFSEIVQHLDRLVSITSNEEYLDLGLPQLETPPSSDDSEEEDDEEDCVDQAGVEHERVHMYRFNRSYNNDCMY, encoded by the exons GTTACGGTTTGAGTTGGTGCGTAAAACGGATGCCGGTTACTACTCGTGCGGATCCGAGTATAACGAATGGTCCAACCTGACACTGTCGGTGTTCAGCCAGGAGACGGACCAGTACCAGAGCGACGGGGCCGGTATGGCAAACCTGGAGCGCAAAAGTCTTCACCCCCCCGCTCCGGTTGCGGCCGGATCCCTGGACCAGCTTGACATCATGGACAACGAGCTGAAGGAGGGTCCGCCAAAGTTTGTCGGAGCTCCCCAGTCGGAGCAGTCTCAGCAGAAATCTCAACCGATCCACCGGGAGGTGGGTGAACCGTTCCGACTGCGGTGCGATGCCGTCGGGCAGCCAAAGCCACAGATTCGCTGGCTAAAGGATGGCCAGGAGTACCGGGATAACTCGTTCAAGTCGACGCTCGTGTTCAAGCAGCTGCTGGCTTCCGATGCGGGAACGTACGTGTGTGAAGTTTGCAACCGCCATGGGTGCGTGAATTCCACCACGGTGCTGGAGGTGGTGGAACAGGGGGAACCGGAACCGGCCTACATTCAGCACAACAACATGGAGAGTCACTCGCAGCTGCAGGGCGACAGTGGTCGGGAGTTTCCGGCCCCGATTAGTCGGCACTATCCAGGTGTTTACAAGCCTCAGCCGGATGAGGATATGGATGGGGACGAAGATGACCCCGAGggtgatgaggatgatgaggGACCTACGGATGGAGGACACGGTACCGAAGATGGCACCGGTGCGATGAATGATACCAGCGATAAGGCACCGTTCTTCACCAAATGGGAGCAGATGACGAAGCTGTTACCGAAACCGTCCGGAAACATGGTCCGCCTGCGGTGTCCAGCCGATGGTCAACCGAAGCCAAACATCACCTGGACGAAGGATGGCGGCGAGATCGACCGGACGATGGGCCAGGTGAAGAAGGTCAACTGGGCCATCGTACTAGAGGACCTGGTGCCGCAGGACTCCGGGTTCTACAACTGTCTCGTTTGCAATCGGGTTGGTTGTATCAACTTTACCACCAAGCTGGAGGTGAACG ATCGCTTTCCGGCACGTCCACATTTTCTCGAAACGCCGAAGAATGTGACCGCGCTGGTCAACTCGACCGCAACCTTCCGCTGTCCGGTCTTGTCCGATCTGGCCCCCCATTTCGAGTGGGTGAGGTACCAAATCGTCTACAAAGAGAACGTTCCCGTGCCGCAGAACGTTACCAACCTCAAG ACCGATCCCGACAATCCGGAAGTGCTGACTTTGGAAAACGTAACGCATGCCGATGCTGGTTGGTACTCGTGCATCGCGGCCAACGGGCTCGGGGCGGCCAACGAGAGTGCCTACCTGCAGGTGGTTGACGAGCTGCCACCGGACGACGTACCGATCGCACATCCGGTTCGTACACACTCCACACTCATCACGGTCATGACGTTTGTCCTGTCCGTGTGCTTCCTGATGCTTgccgtggtcgtcgtcgtggtaTGCAAAAAGCTGAAGCGAGAAAAGATGAAGCATCGAGCCATGGAGCACGTGAACCAGTGGACGAAGAAGGTGATCGTGTTGAAGCAAGCGGTAGTCGAGAGCAGTCTCCCGGGGATGTCCGAAGCATTG caAATGCCAATAGTGCGGATAGAAAAGCAACGTTCGACGCTAGTGCAGAGTGGCAATTGCGATCCAACCATGATCTCGGAGTACGAGTTCCCGATTGATTTGAACTGGGAGTTTCCCCGAAATAAGTTACACCTCGGCAAGAGCTTGGGTGAAGGCATGTTCGGCAAAGTGGTGATGGCCGAGGCGCATGGTCTGGTCAAGGGACAACCGTCAACCGTGGTTGCAGTGAAGATGTTGAAAG AGGGTCATACGGATGCGGACGTAAAGGATCTCGTTTGCGAGATGGAAGTGATGAAGATGATCGGCAAGCACGTGAACATTATCAACCTGCTGGGATGCTGCTGCAAAGATGGGCCGCTGTATGTGATCGTGGAGTACGCGCCGCACGGTAACCTTAAGAACTTCCTGCGAAGCCATCGGTTCGGTTCGAACTACGAGGCAACCGGAGgggaaaaggagaagaaaatcctCACCCAAAAGGAGTTGATCTCGTTCGCCTATCAGATTGCACGCGGCATGGAACATTTGGCATCGAGACGG TGTATCCATCGAGATTTGGCAGCCCGTAACATTTTGGTGAGCGACAACTATGTGATGAAAATTGCCGACTTTGGACTGGCAAGAGATATCCACGATCAGGAGTATTATCGCAAAACGACAACAGGAAAGCTACCGATTCGCTGGATGGCGCCGGAATCGttggaggaaaagttttacgaCTCACAAAGCGATGt CTGGTCGTTTGGCGTTCTTCTTTGGGAAATAATGACACTGGGTGGAAATCCCTACCCTTCGATACCTACGTGGGACAATTTACTGGAGCATTTGAAGAAGGGTAAACGAATGGAAAAGCCACCACTTTGTTCTATAGAGAT ATATCTGTTTATGCGCGAGTGCTGGCACTACCGGCCAGAAGAACGACCAACCTTCAGCGAAATCGTTCAGCATTTGGATCGGCTAGTGAGTATAACGTCGAACGAGGAATACCTGGACCTTGGACTGCCTCAGCTCGAAACGCCTCCGTCCAGTGACGACAGTGAAGAggaagacgacgaggaggactgTGTCGATCAGGCCGGGGTGGAACATGAGCGAGTACACATGTATCGATTCAACAGAAGCTACAACAACGATTGCATGTACTAG